Genomic window (Euzebyales bacterium):
CAGTGCCGTCAGCTGCGGCACTGGCCACGCGAGCAAGCCGACCGGACCTGAGCTGACCGAGCGACACGAACCGACCGGTCCGACGACACCTCCGGGCCGCACCGTCCGAAGGAGCGATCAGTTCGATGAAGGCAGTCACCTGGCACGGCACGCGCGACGTCCGCGTCGAGACAGTCCCCGACCCGGTCATCCAGGAGCCGACCGACGCCATCGTGCGCATGACGACCACAGGATTGTGCGGCTCGGATCTGCACCTGTACGAGGTGCTGGGCCCGTACATGAACGAGGGCGACATCCTCGGCCACGAGCCGATGGGGATCGTCGAGGCCGTGGGCGCCGAGGTCGATCGCCTGGAGGTCGGAGACCGGGTCGTCGTCCCGTTTCAGATCGCATGCGGCGACTGCTTCATGTGCGACCGACAGCTGTACACCCAGTGCGAGACCACCCAGGTCCGCGACCAGGGATGTGGCGCCGCGCTGTTCGGATACACCAAGCTGTACGGCTCGGTCCCCGGCGCGCAGGCCGAGTACCTGCGCGTCCCCTTTGCCGACGTCGGGCCGATCAAGGTGCCCGACGGCCCGGCCGACGATCGCTTCGTCTACCTGTCGGATGTGCTGCCGACCGCGTGGCAGGCGGTGGCCTACGCAGACGTCCCCGACGGCGGCAGCGTCGCCGTGCTCGGGCTCGGTCCGATCGGTGACATGGCGTGCCGCATCGCGATGCAGCAGGGTGCGGAACAGGTCATCGGCGTCGACCGCGTGCCCGAGCGGCTGGCCCGCAGCTCGGCGCGCGGAACCACCGTGCTCGACCTCGACGCGGCCGACGTCGGTGCCGCGGTCCGCGACCTGACCGGAGGGCGTGGCGTCGACGCGGTGGTCGATGCGGTCGGCATGGAGGCGCACGGCTCACCGGTCTCCAAGGCAGCGCACCAGGCCGTCGGTCTGCTGCCCGACGCCGTCGCCGAGCCGATGATGGACCACATGGGCGTCGATCGCCTCCACGCGCTGCTGACCGCCATCGACATCGTGCGGCGCGGGGGCACGGTCTCGCTGTCCGGGGTGTACGGCGGGCAGGCGGATCCGCTGCCGATGATGACGATGTTCGACAAGCAGATCCGGCTGCACATGGGCCAGGCCAACGTGCGTCGCTGGGTAGATGACATCCTGCCGCTGCTCAGCGACGACGACCCGCTCGGCGTCGACGGCTTCGCGACGCACCACGTCCAGCTCGACGACGCACCGGTCGCCTACGAGACCTTCCAGCAGAAGGAGGACGGCGCCGTCAAGATCCTGTTCCGCCCCTGACGGACGCGGCGACGCCGCGCTCGTGGCGAGGCGGCGCCTCACCGCTCGCCTGGTACGCGACGTCAGCGCAGCATGGTCTCGACGCCGGCCAGGTCGGTGACGAAGTCGTCGTAGGCTGCCTGCCGACGCTCGGCGGGAACGCGCAGGATCGAGGACGGATGGACCGTGGCGGTGACGCGGTAGCCGTCCCGCTCGAACACCTCACCACGCTGCACGGTGACACGGAACGACGAACCGAGCAGCGCCTGCGCGGCGGTCGCGCCCATCAGCACGACGACGTCCGGGTCCACGGCGCCGATCTCGCCCTCCAGCCACGGCATGCAGGCCCCGACCTCCTCGCGATTCGGCTTGTCGTGGATGCGCCGCTTCCCACGGCGGGTGAACTTGAAGTGCTTGACGACGTTCGTCACGTAGGTGCGACCACGCTCGATGCCGGCGTCACGCAAGGCGTCGTCGAGCACGCCACCAGCCGGGCCGACGAACGGTGCGCCCTGCAGGTCTTCCTGGTCACCGGGCTGCTCGCCGACGAGCATGAGATCGGCGTCGGTGGGTCCCTCACCGAACACGGTCTGCGTGGCGTCCTTGTACAGGTCGCATCTGGTGCATCCGGCGGCATCGTCGCGGAGCGCTCGCAGATCGGTCGCCGCGGTCACGACGCCACCTGCATGGATGCCGGTCGTTGGCCCATTGCACACCCACCTGGCAGGGCCGGGGTCGTCACGGTCGACGGCGACCTCGGATCGGATCCCCCTACCCACTCGATCGAGCGCACAGTCGTCGCCGACGCGCCGCAGATGCCGGCACGATGGCCAATCCGCGCCCACCATGCCGTCAGCACGTTCTACGATGCGCCGTGGGGTGACGTGTGACCACTGACATGATTGACGCCGGCTCATCGCCACAGGTTCGGGATCGGGGTGGCGCAGTCTGCGTACTCGAGCCCGGTCCCTACCTCGAGGTGACCATCGAGCCGGGCGCGCACGAAGACGCCGAGCTGCACCTCCATCCGGCCGGGCAGGGCTTCTGGATCGCACGCATCGCGGCACGGCTCGGCGCCGACGTCACACTCGTCGCGCCGTTCGGGGGCGAGACCGGCGGGGTACTCGAACGCCTCATCGCGCACGAGGGCATGCGCACGGCCCTCGGTCGTGACCGAAGGCGCCAACGGCGGCGTCTTCCACAATCGTCTCGCAGCGGACAGAGCGGCGATCTCGGTGCCCGGGACGCAGCTCGCGCGGCACGACCGCGGCGACCTTCACGGCGCGGCGTTCTCATCGGCGCTCAATGCCGAGGTGTTCGTGCTCGCCGGCACGTGCACCCCGGTCCTCGACGCCAGCCTGTACGACACCTCGCACACGACGTCCACCGCAACGGGGTCACGGTCATCGCTGACCCGTCGGGGGATGCTGTCCGCCGCGCTTGCGGGCGGCATCGACCTCCTCAAGGTCAGCGACGACCAGTTGCGCTCGGACGGCTACATGTCGGGCGAGGACCGCAATGACATCCTCCGCGCCATCGAGGACGTGCGTCGGGCCGGCGCGGGCAACGTCGTCGTGTAGCGCGGCCGAGCTCCGAGCACCGCCGCCATCGATGACCACCTGTGGGAACCTCGCGGACCTGACGTCGAACCCGTCGACAGCCACGGTGGCGGTGACTCGATGACCGGCGCGCTCGCCACCGCGCCGGCCGCAGGCGACTCCTACGACACCGCCGTCCGCCTCGCGATGGCGGCCGCAACCGCCGGAGTCCTGCGCCATGGACTTGCGTCGGCTCGTCGCGAGGACATCGAACGACTCGC
Coding sequences:
- a CDS encoding zinc-dependent alcohol dehydrogenase, which codes for MKAVTWHGTRDVRVETVPDPVIQEPTDAIVRMTTTGLCGSDLHLYEVLGPYMNEGDILGHEPMGIVEAVGAEVDRLEVGDRVVVPFQIACGDCFMCDRQLYTQCETTQVRDQGCGAALFGYTKLYGSVPGAQAEYLRVPFADVGPIKVPDGPADDRFVYLSDVLPTAWQAVAYADVPDGGSVAVLGLGPIGDMACRIAMQQGAEQVIGVDRVPERLARSSARGTTVLDLDAADVGAAVRDLTGGRGVDAVVDAVGMEAHGSPVSKAAHQAVGLLPDAVAEPMMDHMGVDRLHALLTAIDIVRRGGTVSLSGVYGGQADPLPMMTMFDKQIRLHMGQANVRRWVDDILPLLSDDDPLGVDGFATHHVQLDDAPVAYETFQQKEDGAVKILFRP
- a CDS encoding UdgX family uracil-DNA binding protein (This protein belongs to the uracil DNA glycosylase superfamily, members of which act in excision repair of DNA. However, it belongs more specifically to UdgX branch, whose founding member was found to bind uracil in DNA (where it does not belong), without cleaving it, appears to promote DNA repair by a pathway involving RecA, rather than base excision.), which produces MTAATDLRALRDDAAGCTRCDLYKDATQTVFGEGPTDADLMLVGEQPGDQEDLQGAPFVGPAGGVLDDALRDAGIERGRTYVTNVVKHFKFTRRGKRRIHDKPNREEVGACMPWLEGEIGAVDPDVVVLMGATAAQALLGSSFRVTVQRGEVFERDGYRVTATVHPSSILRVPAERRQAAYDDFVTDLAGVETMLR
- a CDS encoding PfkB family carbohydrate kinase, giving the protein MWEPRGPDVEPVDSHGGGDSMTGALATAPAAGDSYDTAVRLAMAAATAGVLRHGLASARREDIERLAERVTITHLT